TTCCCCTTCTTGTACGGTCCCTTCTCCTTCCACTTCAGCCGCACGGGAATCCCGGCGAGTTGCAGGTCCTCGCGGATGCGGTTCTGGAGAAAGCCCTCGTAGGCGCGGGTCACGAAGTCGGCGCGGTTGCAGAAGATGGCGAACGTCGGCGGCGCGGTTTCCACCTGCGTCATGAAGTACATCTTCAGCTTCTTGCCGCCGAAGTTGGGCACGGCCTGGCGCATCTGCCAGACCTCCAGCCAGCGGTTGAGTTCGGCCGTCGGGATGCGGCTCTGCCACTTCTCGTAGAGCTTCATGGCCTCCGCGAGCATGTCGTGGATGCCGTAGTCGTTGATGGCGCTGGTGTACACGCGCGGCGCGTAGGAGATGTGGTGGAGCTTCTGGTTCAGCTCCTTTTCAGTGCGCTTGAGTTCCTCGTCGGGCACCAGGTCCCACTTGTTCACTACCACGATCACCGGCTTGCCGCTGTCGTAGGCCAGGTTGGCGAGCTTGAGTTCGTGGTCGCCCAGGTCGGTGGCGTTCACCACCAGCCAGATGATGTCGCTGCGCTCGATGGCCGCCTCGCTGCGCTGGATGGCATAGTCCTCGATGGCGGTGTCGGGCTTCTTGCGGATGCCCGCCGTGTCCACCAGCACGAAGCGCTGCCCGCCGTAGTCCCACTCCACGTCCAGGCTGTCGCGGGTGGTGCCGGGCTGGTCGGCCACGATGGCGCGCTCGCTGTGGGTGATCGCGTTCAGCAGGCTGGACTTGCCCACGTTGGGGCGGCCAATCAGGCTGATGCGGATGGGCGCGACCTCGGGCACGTCCTCGTCGTCCTCGGGGAGGTACTCCATCACGCGGTCCATCAGGTCATCGAGGCCGCGTGCGTGCTCGGCGCTGATGGCGACCGGGTCCCCGAAGCC
This is a stretch of genomic DNA from Deinococcus carri. It encodes these proteins:
- the der gene encoding ribosome biogenesis GTPase Der produces the protein MHKVAIVGRPNVGKSSLFNRLVGRREAVVADFPGVTRDAKEGLMLYHNHRITLIDTGGLWSGDEWEQAIREKAEWAMEGAQAVIFVLDPREGLSAADYEVADWLRKLGKPVIIAANKIDSPKHDIYLAELWGLGFGDPVAISAEHARGLDDLMDRVMEYLPEDDEDVPEVAPIRISLIGRPNVGKSSLLNAITHSERAIVADQPGTTRDSLDVEWDYGGQRFVLVDTAGIRKKPDTAIEDYAIQRSEAAIERSDIIWLVVNATDLGDHELKLANLAYDSGKPVIVVVNKWDLVPDEELKRTEKELNQKLHHISYAPRVYTSAINDYGIHDMLAEAMKLYEKWQSRIPTAELNRWLEVWQMRQAVPNFGGKKLKMYFMTQVETAPPTFAIFCNRADFVTRAYEGFLQNRIREDLQLAGIPVRLKWKEKGPYKKGKKGEEAEA